A single window of Blochmannia endosymbiont of Camponotus nipponensis DNA harbors:
- the rplA gene encoding 50S ribosomal protein L1, whose translation MKKLSKRMRMIKNYADISVQYNVLDGLELLKKMKRVKFVESVDIAINLGIDARKSDQHVRSNVILPHGIGRDIYVAVFTQGSNIVLAKNAGADLVGLEDLYDQIKKEKYRLDVVIASPDVMHVVSKLGPILGPKGLMPNIKMGTISHDIAESVKNFKLGKIRYKNDKNGIIHATIGKIDFDTIQLKENLEALIVSLRQAKPVLYKGTYIKKVTISTTMSRSITIDQSSLCVTIN comes from the coding sequence ATTAAGAAGTTAAGTAAAAGAATGCGTATGATAAAAAATTATGCAGATATATCTGTGCAATACAATGTGTTGGATGGATTAGAATTGTTAAAAAAAATGAAAAGAGTTAAGTTTGTTGAAAGTGTTGATATAGCTATCAATTTAGGAATTGATGCGCGTAAATCTGATCAACACGTACGTAGTAACGTGATTTTGCCACATGGTATTGGACGTGATATTTACGTTGCTGTTTTTACTCAAGGTTCTAATATAGTATTAGCTAAAAATGCGGGAGCTGATTTAGTTGGTTTAGAAGATTTATATGATCAAATAAAAAAGGAAAAATATCGTTTAGATGTGGTTATTGCATCTCCTGACGTCATGCATGTAGTAAGTAAATTAGGTCCTATTTTGGGGCCGAAAGGTTTAATGCCTAATATTAAAATGGGTACTATATCTCATGATATAGCAGAATCGGTTAAAAATTTTAAATTAGGAAAAATACGTTATAAAAATGATAAAAATGGTATTATTCATGCTACTATTGGAAAAATTGATTTTGATACTATACAACTCAAGGAAAATTTGGAAGCTTTAATAGTATCTTTAAGACAAGCTAAACCAGTTTTATATAAAGGAACGTATATCAAAAAAGTAACTATTTCTACTACTATGAGTAGATCGATAACTATTGATCAAAGTAGTTTATGTGTTACAATCAACTAA
- the nusG gene encoding transcription termination/antitermination protein NusG — MADTVKKRWYVIQAFSGFENRVAHSLREHIKLRNMGTMFGDIMVPTEEVVEMRAGQRRKSERKFFPGYVLVQMIMNDSSWHLVKSIPRVMGFVGGTCDKPAPIGDKEVDAIVYRLQQIGDKPRPKTLFEPGELIRVSDGPFSDFNAVVEEVDYEKNRLKVSVSIFGRATPVELDFSQVEKS; from the coding sequence ATGGCTGATACTGTTAAGAAACGTTGGTATGTTATTCAGGCATTTTCTGGATTTGAGAATCGTGTGGCTCATTCTTTACGTGAACATATTAAATTACGTAATATGGGCACAATGTTTGGTGATATTATGGTGCCAACGGAAGAAGTAGTTGAAATGAGAGCTGGTCAACGTAGAAAAAGTGAACGTAAATTTTTTCCTGGTTATGTGTTAGTCCAAATGATAATGAATGATTCTAGTTGGCATTTAGTAAAAAGTATTCCGCGTGTTATGGGATTTGTTGGAGGAACGTGTGATAAACCTGCTCCTATCGGAGACAAGGAAGTTGATGCTATCGTTTATAGATTACAGCAAATAGGAGATAAACCTCGTCCTAAAACATTGTTTGAACCTGGTGAACTTATTAGAGTCAGTGATGGGCCTTTTTCTGATTTTAATGCTGTAGTAGAAGAAGTAGATTATGAAAAAAATCGGTTAAAAGTATCAGTGTCTATTTTTGGTCGAGCTACTCCTGTAGAGTTGGATTTTTCTCAAGTTGAAAAATCTTAG
- the secE gene encoding preprotein translocase subunit SecE, whose amino-acid sequence MQIKNENKKNIYILEIVKWISIIGLLVISIVGNYLYRDVNVLVRSIVVFIIIAVAMYIVLITKIGKIIVIFGNESRTELKKVVWPTYRDGLNTTLIVIGATTIMSLLLWGLDTILVHVVSFGLRL is encoded by the coding sequence ATGCAAATAAAAAATGAAAATAAAAAAAATATATATATATTAGAGATAGTTAAATGGATTAGTATTATAGGATTACTTGTAATTTCTATTGTTGGAAATTATTTATATCGTGATGTTAATGTTTTAGTTCGGAGTATAGTGGTTTTTATTATTATTGCTGTTGCTATGTATATTGTGTTAATTACTAAAATAGGAAAAATAATAGTTATATTTGGAAATGAATCACGTACTGAGTTGAAAAAAGTGGTGTGGCCTACTTATAGGGATGGATTAAATACTACTCTAATTGTGATAGGAGCCACTACAATTATGTCATTGTTATTATGGGGATTAGATACTATTTTAGTTCATGTTGTATCATTTGGGTTAAGGTTATAA
- the rplL gene encoding 50S ribosomal protein L7/L12: MSLTKEQILDAISNMSVMEIVRLTSMMEEKFGVPAISSTTVEPDTSEAIIKEEQTEFNVFLTAIGNNKIPVIKTVRSITGLGLKEAKELVESAPVILKESISKDDAEILKKTLETVGASVEIK; the protein is encoded by the coding sequence ATGTCTCTTACAAAAGAACAAATTTTAGATGCTATTTCCAATATGTCTGTTATGGAAATAGTACGGTTAACTTCTATGATGGAAGAAAAATTTGGAGTTCCCGCTATTTCATCTACTACTGTTGAGCCTGATACATCAGAGGCAATTATAAAAGAAGAGCAAACCGAATTTAATGTTTTTTTAACTGCTATTGGTAATAATAAAATTCCTGTGATTAAAACTGTGCGCAGTATTACTGGTTTAGGGTTAAAAGAAGCAAAAGAATTAGTGGAATCTGCTCCTGTTATTTTAAAAGAATCAATAAGTAAAGATGACGCTGAAATTCTAAAAAAAACTTTGGAAACAGTAGGTGCCTCTGTCGAAATTAAATGA
- the rplJ gene encoding 50S ribosomal protein L10, producing the protein MALSLQKKEKIVFKMREIAQKAVSTVVASLDGVAVNDITKLRKAARDLGVCVYVVRNTLMRRVIEHTPLACLEKFLTGQNIIAFSVHQPRDSACVFVNFSKSNECFKIKGAVFEDRLIPASKINFLSNLLNRKEAIFRLMTVMKISSIGNLIRILYIFSNQKH; encoded by the coding sequence ATGGCATTAAGCCTTCAAAAAAAAGAAAAAATTGTCTTTAAAATGCGAGAAATAGCTCAAAAAGCTGTATCTACTGTGGTAGCATCTTTAGATGGTGTTGCTGTTAATGATATCACCAAATTAAGAAAGGCAGCACGCGATCTTGGTGTGTGTGTGTACGTTGTTAGAAATACATTAATGCGGAGAGTAATTGAACATACACCTTTGGCGTGTTTAGAAAAGTTTTTGACAGGACAAAACATTATTGCATTTTCTGTACATCAACCTCGTGATTCTGCGTGTGTTTTTGTGAATTTTTCTAAAAGTAATGAATGTTTTAAAATAAAAGGTGCAGTTTTTGAAGATAGATTAATTCCCGCATCAAAAATAAATTTCTTATCTAATTTACTTAATCGTAAGGAAGCGATTTTTAGATTAATGACGGTTATGAAAATAAGTAGTATAGGAAATTTAATACGAATTTTATACATATTTTCTAATCAAAAACATTAA
- the rplK gene encoding 50S ribosomal protein L11 encodes MTKKVKACIKLQISAGAANPSPPVGPALGQQGVNIMEFCKAFNTNTATLETGLPIPVVITVYNDRSFSFVTKTPPASILLKKAANISSGSGKPNIINIGKISRDQIYEIAKIKAIDMTGANIESVSRSIIGTARSIGLEVED; translated from the coding sequence GTGACAAAAAAGGTAAAAGCGTGTATTAAACTGCAAATTTCTGCTGGAGCTGCTAATCCTAGCCCTCCTGTTGGACCTGCTTTAGGTCAACAAGGTGTGAATATCATGGAATTTTGTAAAGCATTTAATACTAATACCGCGACACTTGAAACAGGGCTGCCAATACCAGTTGTTATTACTGTGTATAATGATCGTTCTTTTTCCTTTGTTACTAAAACTCCTCCTGCTTCAATATTGTTAAAGAAAGCTGCAAATATTTCATCTGGATCTGGAAAACCAAATATAATAAACATTGGTAAAATATCGCGTGATCAAATTTATGAGATCGCAAAAATTAAAGCTATTGATATGACAGGTGCTAATATAGAATCGGTATCACGTTCTATTATAGGTACAGCTCGTTCTATAGGCCTCGAAGTGGAAGATTAA
- the rpoB gene encoding DNA-directed RNA polymerase subunit beta — MVYSCTEKKRIRKDFGKRPQVLDIPYLLAIQLDSFQKFIKKDPEGQYGLEAAFRSIFPIKSYNGNAELQYINYQLGEPAFDVKECQTRGATFSAPLRVRLCLIVYERDGLDSVVKNTKEQEVYMGEIPLMTNNGTFVINGIERVIVSQLHRSPGVFFDSDKGKTHSSGKVLYNARIIPYRGSWLDFEFDLKDNLFVRIDRRRKLPVTVMLRALNYTTDQILNMFFNKVVYEIQNNILYMHLVPERLRGETTSFDIVVNDVIYVKKGCRVTAKHINQLKKDNISKIEVPKDYIIGKVVIKDYFNKNTNIPIVTANTEISEDILHNLIQSGYNFIETLFSNDLDYGNYISETLRIDTTTNRFDALVEIYRVMRPGEPPTKEAAEYLFENLFFLEERYDLSAVGRMKFNSSLQRVHIEGVGVLKKDDIVDVIKKLIDIRNGKGEVDDIDHLGNRRIRSVGEMAENQFRIGLVRVERAVKERLSLSDLDILTPQDLINAKPISAAIREFFTSSQLSQFMDQNNPLSEITHKRRISALGPGGLTRERAGFEVRDVHPTHYGRVCPIETPEGPNIGLINSLSVYARANEYGFLETPYRKVQNSVVSNDIHYLSAIEEGNFVIAQANTNLNSKGEFIDDLVTCRNKGESGLFKKDQVDYMDVSTQQIVSVAASLIPFLEHDDANRALMGANMQRQAVPVLCSEKPLVGTGMERAVAIDSGVTVVAKRGGIVKYVDASRIVIHVNQVEIHTEGSGIDIYRLTKYIRSNQNTCINQRPCVSLEELVEHGDVIADGPSTDLGELALGQNMRIAFMPWNGYNFEDSMLVSERVVQEDIFTSIHIQELTCVSRDTKLGSEEITADIPNVGETALSKLDESGIIYIGAEVIGGDILVGKVTPKGETQLTPEEKLLRAIFGEKASDVKDSSLRVPNGVCGTVIDVQIFTRDGINKDKRSLIIESLKLEQVQKDLSEELQIFESALFERVYDILIASGFEKKKLFEITRNSWFNLVLSDADKQHQLSQLTKQYFDLKRIFEKKTEIQYRKITQGDELAPGILKIVKVYLAVKRQIQPGDKMAGRHGNKGVISKINPIEDMPYDQHGVPVDIVLNPLGVPSRMNIGQILETHLGMAAKGIGDKINFMLQQHKEANQLRKFIQQAYNLGEGSRQRVDLSKFSDVEILQLANNLKKGMPIATPVFDGATEKEIKDLLQLSGLPTSGQITLFDGCTGEVFERQVTVGYMYMLKLNHLVDDKMHARSTGSYSLVTQQPLGGKAQFGGQRFGEMEVWALEAYGASYTLQEMLTVKSDDVNGRTKMYKNIVDGNHTMEPGMPESFNVLLKEIRSLAINIELED; from the coding sequence ATGGTATATTCTTGTACTGAAAAGAAACGCATTCGTAAAGATTTTGGAAAACGTCCTCAAGTATTGGATATTCCGTATCTTCTTGCTATTCAGCTAGATTCTTTTCAAAAATTTATCAAAAAAGATCCAGAAGGACAATATGGATTAGAAGCAGCTTTTAGATCTATTTTTCCCATTAAAAGCTATAATGGCAATGCTGAACTACAATATATAAACTATCAATTAGGAGAACCTGCATTTGATGTAAAAGAATGTCAGACACGTGGTGCCACTTTTTCTGCGCCTTTACGTGTGCGTTTATGTTTAATTGTTTATGAACGGGATGGATTGGACAGTGTAGTTAAAAATACTAAGGAACAAGAAGTATACATGGGTGAAATTCCACTCATGACGAATAATGGTACTTTTGTGATTAATGGTATTGAACGAGTGATTGTTTCTCAGTTACACAGGAGCCCTGGTGTATTTTTCGATAGTGATAAAGGTAAAACACATTCATCTGGTAAAGTATTGTACAATGCACGTATTATTCCATATCGTGGATCTTGGTTAGATTTTGAATTTGATTTAAAAGATAATCTATTTGTTCGAATTGATAGGAGAAGAAAGTTACCAGTAACAGTAATGTTACGCGCCTTAAATTATACTACTGATCAAATTTTAAATATGTTTTTTAATAAAGTAGTATACGAAATCCAGAATAATATATTATATATGCATTTGGTGCCTGAAAGATTACGTGGTGAAACAACATCTTTTGATATTGTTGTTAATGATGTGATATATGTAAAAAAGGGATGTCGTGTTACAGCCAAACATATTAATCAATTAAAAAAAGATAATATTTCAAAGATTGAAGTACCCAAAGATTATATAATTGGTAAGGTTGTTATAAAAGATTATTTTAATAAAAATACAAACATACCTATTGTTACAGCTAATACAGAAATATCTGAGGATATATTGCATAATTTAATTCAATCAGGCTATAATTTTATAGAAACGTTGTTTAGTAATGATTTAGATTACGGTAATTATATATCTGAAACTTTGCGTATTGACACAACTACTAATCGATTTGATGCATTGGTAGAAATTTATCGTGTGATGCGCCCTGGGGAGCCTCCTACTAAAGAAGCCGCTGAATATTTATTTGAAAATTTGTTTTTCTTAGAAGAGCGTTACGATTTATCTGCTGTAGGAAGAATGAAATTTAATAGTTCATTACAACGAGTACACATAGAAGGTGTCGGAGTATTAAAAAAAGATGATATTGTTGATGTGATAAAAAAATTGATTGATATTAGAAACGGTAAAGGAGAAGTAGATGATATTGATCACTTGGGAAATCGACGTATTCGTTCTGTGGGTGAAATGGCAGAAAATCAATTTAGAATTGGATTAGTTAGGGTAGAACGTGCGGTAAAAGAACGATTATCTTTAAGTGATTTAGATATACTGACTCCTCAAGATTTAATTAATGCTAAACCTATTTCAGCTGCAATAAGAGAATTTTTTACTTCTAGTCAATTATCTCAATTTATGGATCAAAATAATCCATTGTCAGAAATTACTCATAAACGTCGTATATCTGCTTTAGGACCAGGAGGTTTAACTAGAGAACGTGCAGGATTTGAAGTACGTGATGTCCATCCTACACATTATGGTCGAGTTTGTCCAATAGAAACGCCAGAAGGACCAAATATAGGTTTAATTAATTCATTATCTGTATATGCTCGAGCTAATGAGTATGGATTTTTAGAGACTCCATATCGTAAAGTTCAAAATAGTGTTGTTAGTAACGACATTCATTATTTATCTGCAATTGAAGAGGGTAATTTTGTTATTGCCCAAGCAAATACAAATTTGAATTCAAAAGGGGAATTTATTGATGATTTAGTAACTTGTAGAAATAAAGGAGAATCTGGTCTTTTTAAAAAAGATCAAGTTGACTACATGGATGTTTCTACGCAACAAATAGTTTCCGTTGCTGCTTCATTAATTCCTTTTCTTGAGCATGATGATGCTAATCGCGCTCTCATGGGCGCAAACATGCAACGTCAAGCTGTTCCTGTCTTATGTAGTGAAAAACCATTAGTAGGTACTGGAATGGAACGTGCTGTGGCTATAGATTCCGGTGTTACTGTAGTAGCTAAACGTGGTGGTATCGTGAAATATGTAGATGCATCACGTATTGTGATACATGTCAATCAAGTTGAAATACATACTGAAGGGTCAGGTATTGATATTTATCGTTTAACAAAATATATTCGATCTAATCAAAATACTTGTATTAATCAACGACCTTGTGTGTCTTTAGAGGAATTAGTAGAACATGGAGATGTTATAGCAGATGGTCCATCTACTGATTTAGGAGAATTAGCTTTAGGTCAAAATATGCGCATAGCCTTTATGCCTTGGAATGGATATAATTTTGAAGATTCGATGTTAGTATCAGAACGTGTGGTACAAGAAGATATATTTACAAGTATACATATTCAAGAATTAACTTGTGTCTCTCGTGATACTAAATTGGGATCTGAAGAAATTACAGCTGATATTCCAAATGTAGGAGAAACAGCTTTATCTAAATTAGATGAATCTGGAATTATTTATATTGGGGCAGAAGTGATTGGAGGAGATATTCTTGTTGGAAAAGTTACACCCAAAGGAGAAACTCAATTAACACCAGAAGAAAAATTACTACGTGCTATTTTTGGTGAAAAAGCCTCTGATGTGAAAGATTCATCTTTGCGTGTTCCTAATGGAGTATGTGGAACTGTAATTGATGTACAAATATTTACTAGAGATGGCATTAACAAAGATAAACGTTCGTTAATAATTGAATCTTTAAAATTAGAGCAAGTTCAAAAAGATTTAAGTGAAGAATTACAAATTTTTGAATCAGCTTTATTTGAGCGTGTCTATGATATATTGATTGCTAGTGGATTTGAAAAAAAGAAATTGTTTGAAATTACCCGTAACTCTTGGTTTAACCTGGTATTATCAGATGCAGATAAACAACATCAATTATCTCAGTTAACTAAACAGTACTTCGATTTAAAACGTATATTTGAAAAAAAAACAGAAATTCAATATCGTAAAATTACTCAAGGAGATGAATTAGCTCCTGGTATATTAAAAATAGTTAAAGTATATTTAGCTGTAAAACGCCAGATCCAACCTGGTGACAAAATGGCAGGTCGACATGGAAATAAAGGAGTAATTTCTAAGATTAATCCTATTGAAGATATGCCGTACGATCAACACGGTGTACCGGTAGATATAGTGCTTAATCCTCTTGGAGTACCGTCTCGAATGAATATTGGCCAAATTTTAGAAACCCATCTTGGTATGGCAGCAAAAGGTATTGGAGATAAAATAAATTTCATGCTGCAACAACATAAAGAAGCAAATCAATTAAGAAAGTTTATTCAACAAGCATATAATTTAGGAGAAGGATCACGTCAACGTGTTGATCTTAGTAAATTTTCGGACGTAGAAATACTACAGTTAGCTAATAATTTAAAAAAAGGCATGCCTATTGCTACTCCAGTATTCGATGGTGCTACAGAAAAGGAAATTAAAGACCTTTTACAATTATCTGGTTTACCTACTTCTGGTCAGATTACATTATTTGATGGATGTACAGGAGAAGTATTCGAAAGACAAGTTACTGTAGGTTATATGTATATGTTGAAATTAAATCATCTAGTAGATGATAAAATGCATGCACGTTCTACTGGATCCTATAGTTTAGTGACTCAACAACCGTTAGGCGGAAAAGCTCAATTTGGTGGTCAACGTTTTGGTGAAATGGAAGTATGGGCGTTAGAAGCGTATGGTGCATCATATACTTTGCAAGAAATGTTAACTGTAAAATCAGATGATGTAAATGGACGTACTAAAATGTATAAAAATATTGTTGATGGAAATCATACAATGGAACCTGGGATGCCTGAGTCTTTTAATGTATTATTAAAAGAAATTCGTTCTTTGGCAATTAATATTGAACTAGAAGATTAA